The nucleotide window AGATGGAAGAGCAAGAACTCCTTGAGAAGATAATAAAACAGGAATCATGGGAAGATTTGATAACACATATAGTTACAATGGAAAATCTTGATCCTTGGGATATAGATTTGGTAAAACTGGCAGATTGTTTCTTGAAATACATAGAAAATATTCAGATGTTAGATTTTCGAATCCCTGCAAAGGTTGTTCTTGTTGCAGCAGTTTTGTTGAAGATGAAGGTGGAGGTAGCTTGGCCTAATATAAGAAAGCAACCGATTGAATACTCTTTTGAGGAATTAAGAGACAATTTAACATCATATGAAGAGATAAAGGAAAGATTACAACAGCTGACACTTCAACCAGGTCCGATAAGAATAGTAAAAAGAAAAGTGACACTAGATGAGCTTATCGGTGAGCTAAGAAAGGCTGTTAATGTTGAAAAAAGGAGGGAAATAAGAAAAATAAGACTAGGTGGGAGGCTAAAAAAAGAAATAAATGTCGATGAAGAGGATATAGAGAAGAGAATAAATAAATTAATGATGGAAATAGATTTTTTTCTCATGGAACTTGGTTCTGAAAAGGTGGAATTTTCAAAACTTGTGAAAGAATGGAGTAGAGAAAATATAGTTTCCACTTTTTTACCGATACTTTACCTTGCGACAAGGGGGAAGGTTAGGACGGAACAGGAAGAAATATTCAGGGAAATTTTCATCAAAAAAGCCCAGGAGACAAATAATTTATAATATATTATAAAAAATACAAATATTTATAAGTGAACAAGAATAATATTTGAGAGTTTAGATTTCTCTTGATTGAAATCCTTAAGGTGAAAGATTATGGCAAAGAAAAAGGTGGATGAGATAACCCTTATTAGGGAAAAGGCTATCAATAGTGGCAGGATTGTTGTTAGTCAAAAAAACATCAACCCAAAATTGAGAATGCAACTTTTGAAAAACTATGGGTTAGTTGTCAAACAATCTGAAGCTAGCTAGTCCTCTTAATTGGGAGATATATTGGAAAAATTCAAAAATATAAAGATTGTATTATACAAATACTTAGGTGATTAATTGGATTTAGTTTTCGAGATAGAAAAGTCAAACATTCAAAGGGTCAAGGATAAATTATTAGCGGATGATTTGGTTTCCAGGGCAAGTATAATTTTTAGAGATGGGATTGGAATAGGGATGGGAGATAAGTACTATTGCTATATTTCAGGAAGCGAGGAGGTGTGCAAGAGAGCTGAGGAAATTATTTATATTTTTGGCAGAATGTTAGAAGAAAAAATAAGAAATCAAATAATAAAGAAAATAAAAGAAGAGGAAGAGAAAGCGATTGAAGGTTTTGGTGGAATATTTGGGTGATGCACCAGTAGTCTAGCCTGGTCTAGGATACGAGCTTGCCAAGCTTGTGGCACGGGTTCAAATCCCGTCTGGTGCATCTTTAATTCTTTTTAATCCAAAAACAAAGTTTTATTATAACATATTTCAAATAATTTTTGAGGGTTTTTATGGGATTGTTCAATAGAAAAAAACCAGAAGAGAAACCTAAGACAGATTTTGAAGAAATTAAGATGGCCGTAACTGATGAAGTACCAAAAATGGAGAATACAAAGAAAACTGAGGAGTTTGAGAAGAAACCAGAAATCAAACCTAAAATAAAGGTTGAAGAAAAGGAAGAAAAAT belongs to Candidatus Aenigmatarchaeota archaeon and includes:
- a CDS encoding segregation/condensation protein A; amino-acid sequence: MEEQELLEKIIKQESWEDLITHIVTMENLDPWDIDLVKLADCFLKYIENIQMLDFRIPAKVVLVAAVLLKMKVEVAWPNIRKQPIEYSFEELRDNLTSYEEIKERLQQLTLQPGPIRIVKRKVTLDELIGELRKAVNVEKRREIRKIRLGGRLKKEINVDEEDIEKRINKLMMEIDFFLMELGSEKVEFSKLVKEWSRENIVSTFLPILYLATRGKVRTEQEEIFREIFIKKAQETNNL